Proteins encoded together in one Deltaproteobacteria bacterium window:
- a CDS encoding helix-turn-helix domain-containing protein yields QEHGFDGLIDRPPIPKSFPTETPVEVREQVIALSLEHPAWGPGSVSDIGGL; encoded by the coding sequence CAGGAGCATGGTTTTGACGGTCTCATTGATCGGCCGCCGATACCGAAGAGTTTTCCCACCGAGACGCCGGTCGAGGTCAGGGAGCAGGTGATTGCGCTTTCCCTCGAGCATCCGGCCTGGGGACCTGGCAGCGTGTCGGATATCGGTGGCCTTTAA